In Flavobacterium piscisymbiosum, the sequence ACGTAATTTTGCTGTACAAAAAAGATATACTTTTTAGAATATGGAGATAAATTTAATTAGCGATACTATTACCAAACCTACCAACGAAATGTTGCAGTATATGTTTAACGCTCATGTTGGCGATGATGTATACAGACAGGATCCTACAGTTATTGAGTTGGAAACCAGGGTCGCTGAGTTTTTTGGTATGGAGGCCGGACTATTTTTTCCGTCAGGAACTATGGCTAACCAAACCGCTATAAAATTACATACACAGCCCGGAGAGCAATTAATTGCTGATAAATATGCCCACGTTTATAATTATGAAGGTGGAGGAGTTTCGTTTAATAGTGGCGTTTCTTGTTGCTTATTAGATGGAAATCGAGGTATGATTACGGCAAGTCAGGTTGCAGCAGCGATTAATGATCCGGAATTTTATCATAGTCCGTTAACGAGTTTGGTTTGTGTCGAAAATACAACCAACAAAGGTGGCGGAGCTTGTTATGAATTAGAAGATTTAAGAGAAATAAAAAAGGTTTGCGATGCTAATAATTTGAAATTCCATCTTGATGGAGCCAGAATTTGGAATGCATTGGTAGCAAAAAGACAAAATCCGAAAGATTTTGGTGCTATTTTCGATACTATTTCGGTTTGTTTATCAAAAGGATTAGGCGCTCCAATTGGTTCAATTTTGCTAGGAAGTAAAGCTGATATTCACAGGGCGTTGAGAATCAGGAAGATATTGGGTGGTGGAATGCGTCAGGTTGGTTATTTGGCTGCAGCCGGATTATATGCTTTGGCCAATAATATCGAAAGATTGGCAGAA encodes:
- a CDS encoding threonine aldolase family protein codes for the protein MEINLISDTITKPTNEMLQYMFNAHVGDDVYRQDPTVIELETRVAEFFGMEAGLFFPSGTMANQTAIKLHTQPGEQLIADKYAHVYNYEGGGVSFNSGVSCCLLDGNRGMITASQVAAAINDPEFYHSPLTSLVCVENTTNKGGGACYELEDLREIKKVCDANNLKFHLDGARIWNALVAKRQNPKDFGAIFDTISVCLSKGLGAPIGSILLGSKADIHRALRIRKILGGGMRQVGYLAAAGLYALANNIERLAEDHRRAKEIAAILSTKPWVSHIEPVETNILIFSLAEGYSDQLLIEKLKQKNILISSMGSNKLRLVTHLDYKEVMHTYVIETLQKF